The Rhizobium glycinendophyticum genome window below encodes:
- a CDS encoding ABC transporter ATP-binding protein, giving the protein MAMIDIENLTVSYGKGETAVQIVNGVTFQVAEGESFGLVGESGCGKSTILGALAGRNRQWTGSMRISGEAIGAKRSKAQLARQQMVFQDPFGSIHPRHTIGRTLLEPLEIHGIGERQERIEKALTDVGLPVAFRYRFPHQLSGGQRQRVAIARALILKPRILLLDEPTSALDVSIQAEILNLLKDLREREKLTYVLVSHDLAVVAHLCDHVAVMQHGTFVEIADKQQLVDGRIAHPYTRMLRDGSRGYMAARKD; this is encoded by the coding sequence ATGGCCATGATCGATATCGAAAACCTGACCGTCTCTTACGGCAAAGGCGAGACTGCCGTGCAGATCGTCAATGGCGTGACCTTTCAGGTCGCCGAGGGCGAGAGCTTTGGCCTTGTTGGCGAAAGCGGCTGCGGCAAGTCGACCATTCTGGGCGCGCTTGCCGGGCGCAACAGGCAGTGGACCGGCAGCATGCGGATTTCAGGCGAAGCGATCGGTGCCAAGCGCAGCAAGGCACAGCTCGCCCGCCAGCAGATGGTCTTCCAGGACCCGTTCGGCTCGATTCATCCGCGCCACACGATTGGCCGGACATTGCTCGAGCCCTTGGAGATCCACGGGATAGGCGAGAGGCAGGAGCGGATCGAGAAGGCCCTGACCGATGTCGGCCTGCCTGTTGCCTTCCGCTATCGCTTCCCGCACCAGCTGTCCGGCGGGCAGCGCCAGCGTGTGGCCATTGCCCGGGCCCTGATCCTCAAGCCGCGCATTCTGCTTTTGGACGAGCCGACCTCCGCGCTCGACGTCTCCATCCAGGCCGAAATCCTGAACCTGCTTAAGGATCTTCGCGAACGAGAGAAACTGACTTATGTCCTGGTCAGCCACGACCTCGCGGTAGTCGCCCATCTTTGCGATCATGTCGCCGTCATGCAGCACGGGACCTTTGTGGAAATTGCCGACAAGCAGCAGCTTGTCGACGGCAGGATAGCGCATCCCTATACGCGCATGCTTCGGGACGGGAGCCGGGGATATATGGCCGCTCGAAAGGATTAG
- a CDS encoding ABC transporter ATP-binding protein encodes MSNPILTVENMSVKFPTLSGVVTAVRDVSFSVGREKVGIIGESGSGKSTTGRALMGLQPPKAIVRADRMQFEDIDLLKASEHDMLAVRGRRMAMILQDPKYSLNPVMSIGEQIAETVLLHEKVSKRAARERTLAMLERVKIRDPQRVFDLYPHEVSGGMGQRIMISMMLIASPSLIIADEPTSALDVTVRQEVLSILDDLVVERNIGLVFISHDLNLVSSFCDRVIIMYAGRIVETIAARDLNNAKHPYTQGLLNALPSLDRPRDRLEVLSRDPAWLEAH; translated from the coding sequence ATGTCGAACCCCATTCTGACCGTCGAGAACATGTCGGTCAAGTTTCCCACCCTCTCCGGAGTCGTGACCGCCGTACGCGACGTTTCCTTCTCCGTCGGACGCGAGAAAGTCGGCATCATCGGCGAGTCCGGCTCGGGCAAGAGCACGACCGGACGCGCCCTGATGGGGTTGCAGCCACCCAAGGCGATCGTTCGGGCCGACCGCATGCAGTTCGAGGACATCGATCTCCTGAAGGCCAGCGAGCACGACATGCTGGCCGTGCGGGGACGGCGCATGGCGATGATCCTGCAGGACCCAAAATACTCGCTCAATCCGGTCATGAGCATTGGCGAGCAGATCGCCGAAACCGTGCTGCTGCACGAGAAGGTTTCAAAGCGCGCAGCCCGCGAGCGCACGCTTGCCATGCTGGAACGCGTAAAGATCCGCGATCCGCAGCGCGTCTTTGACCTCTATCCGCACGAAGTCTCCGGCGGCATGGGTCAACGCATCATGATCTCGATGATGCTGATCGCCTCACCCTCCCTGATCATTGCCGACGAGCCGACATCGGCGCTGGACGTGACCGTGCGCCAGGAAGTGCTGTCGATCCTCGACGACCTCGTCGTCGAGCGCAATATTGGTCTGGTCTTCATCTCGCACGACCTCAACCTCGTCAGCAGTTTCTGTGACCGGGTCATCATCATGTATGCGGGGCGGATCGTCGAAACGATCGCGGCGCGCGATCTCAACAATGCAAAGCACCCCTATACCCAGGGCCTGCTCAATGCGCTGCCAAGCCTTGATCGCCCCCGCGACCGGCTGGAAGTGTTGAGCCGCGACCCGGCCTGGCTGGAGGCACACTGA
- a CDS encoding RHE_PE00001 family protein, whose amino-acid sequence MSYELAKLPIQSLLRPISEAAVSLARLDERIARSPVGEGFLERSHFLEAHASLWVDGELVHLEDLVLHDSLRDIRAPTHELTIARDILKTRRRVAAHPPAWALSAQGLASLRGRPWAGASLGGDGEGVPDGNVQVGSIGAGVGQAKDPDNDGLGDALAAIDAVLARAEIAIEEAKKPDRVKNAPDKDPFVYDLDWDEDERLAEWQSVLTRAQDLPWVLHAIVALDAWNEIAVLQHAPWLGRLLAASILREGGVTTGSHLAAINLGLKAIPVDRRRHRDRETRLLAISRALTVAAETGLKEHDRLVLARQLMMRKLEGRRTSSRLPELVELVMARPLISAGMVAKTLEVTPQGARRIVQELGLREMTGRGRFRAWGVI is encoded by the coding sequence ATGTCTTATGAACTCGCAAAATTGCCCATCCAGAGCCTGCTGCGACCGATCTCCGAGGCAGCGGTCTCTCTTGCCCGTCTCGACGAGCGCATTGCCCGCTCTCCCGTCGGCGAGGGCTTTCTCGAGCGCTCGCATTTCCTCGAGGCGCATGCCTCGCTCTGGGTCGATGGCGAACTCGTCCATCTCGAAGACCTCGTCCTGCATGACTCGCTCCGGGATATCCGCGCACCGACCCACGAACTCACCATCGCCCGCGACATCCTGAAAACCCGACGCCGCGTCGCCGCCCATCCGCCCGCCTGGGCGCTCTCGGCTCAAGGCCTCGCCTCCCTCCGCGGCCGGCCGTGGGCCGGAGCATCTTTGGGTGGAGACGGGGAGGGGGTGCCGGATGGCAATGTCCAGGTGGGCAGCATTGGGGCTGGGGTAGGGCAGGCCAAAGATCCTGACAATGATGGTCTGGGTGATGCGTTGGCCGCGATCGATGCTGTGCTCGCCCGCGCCGAGATCGCGATAGAAGAAGCCAAGAAGCCAGATCGTGTTAAGAATGCTCCGGACAAGGATCCGTTCGTTTACGATCTCGACTGGGATGAGGACGAGCGGCTGGCGGAGTGGCAGTCCGTGTTGACGCGCGCCCAGGATCTGCCGTGGGTTCTGCACGCTATCGTGGCGCTGGATGCCTGGAACGAGATCGCCGTGCTCCAGCACGCACCCTGGCTCGGCCGGCTTCTGGCCGCCTCGATCCTGCGCGAAGGAGGTGTGACCACCGGCTCCCATCTTGCGGCGATCAATCTTGGGCTCAAAGCGATCCCTGTCGATCGGCGCCGGCATCGTGATCGCGAGACGCGGTTGCTGGCGATATCAAGGGCGCTGACGGTTGCCGCAGAGACGGGGCTGAAGGAGCACGACCGGCTGGTGCTGGCGCGGCAGCTGATGATGCGTAAGCTGGAGGGGCGCCGGACGTCATCCAGGCTGCCAGAGCTCGTCGAACTCGTCATGGCGCGGCCGTTGATCTCGGCCGGCATGGTGGCAAAGACGCTGGAGGTTACGCCGCAAGGCGCGCGCCGTATTGTTCAGGAGCTTGGTCTTCGTGAGATGACAGGCAGGGGGAGGTTTCGGGCGTGGGGCGTGATATGA
- a CDS encoding ATP-dependent Zn protease: MQFDRTANNKRSSRRNDRPSALRHLALAAQGMTGADIARLIRDARGIARRAKRKLRYSDILEVLDRQIGSVPPDVRWRISVHEAGHAVAFATLGIAEVQSVTTGRGDGGATSVRWPEVMPQTENGVMQVITCYLAGRAAESLVFDETLIGHGGSEGSDLEIATTNAVRLETVLGCARDLPLLYMPSERPHHDLRYDRSLAVRVNKRLEEAFGAAMSIVTQHREALLRLARELDNRRYLDGAAVRDILGRDEGRSV, translated from the coding sequence ATGCAATTTGATCGAACAGCGAACAACAAGCGCTCCTCCCGGCGCAATGATCGGCCGTCAGCCCTTCGCCATCTGGCTCTTGCAGCGCAAGGCATGACTGGCGCTGATATCGCACGTCTGATCCGCGACGCACGCGGCATCGCGCGTCGCGCCAAGCGTAAACTGCGTTACAGTGATATCCTGGAGGTGCTCGATCGACAGATTGGCTCGGTGCCTCCAGATGTACGTTGGCGGATTTCAGTTCACGAGGCAGGCCATGCGGTGGCGTTCGCAACCCTCGGCATCGCAGAGGTCCAGTCGGTCACCACCGGTCGCGGTGACGGGGGTGCAACATCGGTTCGATGGCCTGAGGTAATGCCCCAGACCGAGAACGGCGTGATGCAGGTTATCACCTGCTATCTCGCAGGACGTGCGGCCGAGAGCCTCGTTTTTGATGAGACGTTGATAGGTCACGGCGGCAGCGAAGGTAGCGATTTAGAGATCGCAACCACAAACGCCGTGCGCCTCGAGACAGTGCTCGGATGTGCGAGGGATTTGCCTCTGCTGTACATGCCGAGCGAACGTCCACACCACGACCTCCGTTACGATCGGTCGCTGGCAGTACGGGTCAATAAGCGCCTCGAAGAAGCTTTCGGTGCGGCGATGTCCATAGTCACCCAGCATCGAGAAGCCTTGCTCCGACTGGCCCGGGAGCTGGACAACCGACGCTATCTAGACGGCGCGGCGGTAAGGGACATCCTCGGCCGCGATGAGGGCAGATCTGTATGA
- a CDS encoding S8 family peptidase encodes MAGRFTLPHIDVSALHTASPYTGTGSGGSSVPRIRAEHGRKLRNELDVALAAITELRGADPRLEPAAGGYIEVELRPGTSADVLEWKKQGIRPGATKDLDNVRTVALYVPDNAQEAIQQILDDYLSGPLSPKGNPPNASRVEKIEEIRRARLEVFWTDDPSALPDNPQHLMWWAIWAHRDNEVAVEDVCHRLSLRAASADRRLYFPEAVVIPVLARRAAIELMTFATGVVSELRRASDNPVFFLEDAQESQNEWVDDLAGRIVWPGNEVPAVCVMDTGVNRGHSLIEPALAAADQHAIDRDWGVDDHHSHGTAMAGLALHGDLTVALSDRSERRLNHRLESVKLLPPQDMDPNDPHSYGVISQTAVSLAEIAAPERSRVFCMAVTNDNVSGARPSTWSAAIDQAAAGTMNGDDDDAPKRLFVISAGNVPAEIEYARISRQDDYPAEDPSQAWNAITVGGYTDLNQISDVGYEDWSCLAGPGELSPFSRTSVNWAHARAPIKPEVVLEAGNRALSPARREVLSLDSLSLLTTSPTTGANALTAFQATSAATAQAARMVARLTAEYPNYWPETIRALVIHSAEWTDPMLEQLNSPAGKKDRYPLMRRFGYGVPDFDRASASAQNHLALIAQAAIQPFRLKGQREFNECHYYQLPLPAAILEDLQNTVVELKVTLSYFVDPNPGFSANVDPQRYQSFGLRFDLQRRGELAERFKQRVNAAEREDGARAPNHADDARWMFGPGSISAGSLHCDVWSGPAIELLSRELLCVKPVVGWWRNRAAKDIVNRKTRYSLVVTLKAPGIEVDLYSGVIAAKARIETTVAAETDILV; translated from the coding sequence ATGGCAGGCCGATTCACGCTTCCGCACATTGATGTTTCGGCGCTCCATACCGCAAGCCCCTATACCGGCACGGGTAGCGGTGGTTCGAGCGTGCCGCGCATCCGTGCGGAGCACGGGCGCAAACTCCGCAACGAACTGGATGTCGCGCTTGCCGCAATTACCGAACTCAGGGGTGCAGATCCTAGACTGGAACCTGCCGCAGGCGGATACATCGAAGTTGAGTTGCGACCCGGTACCAGTGCCGACGTCCTGGAATGGAAGAAGCAGGGCATACGCCCGGGGGCGACGAAGGACCTTGATAACGTGCGCACGGTGGCGCTCTACGTTCCGGACAATGCGCAAGAAGCCATCCAGCAGATCCTCGATGACTATCTGTCAGGTCCCCTCTCCCCGAAGGGAAATCCGCCTAACGCCAGCCGCGTGGAGAAAATCGAGGAGATCAGGCGCGCACGCCTCGAAGTCTTCTGGACCGACGACCCTAGTGCCCTGCCCGACAATCCTCAGCATCTGATGTGGTGGGCGATCTGGGCGCATCGCGATAATGAAGTGGCCGTCGAGGACGTCTGCCACAGGCTCTCTCTGCGTGCCGCCTCCGCCGACCGCCGACTTTATTTTCCGGAAGCGGTCGTCATCCCCGTGCTCGCGCGCCGCGCCGCGATCGAGTTGATGACCTTCGCAACCGGCGTCGTCAGCGAGCTTCGACGCGCGAGCGACAATCCGGTGTTCTTCCTTGAAGACGCCCAGGAAAGCCAGAACGAATGGGTCGACGATCTGGCTGGACGTATCGTCTGGCCTGGAAACGAGGTTCCTGCCGTCTGCGTCATGGACACGGGAGTCAATCGCGGCCACTCGCTGATCGAGCCTGCACTTGCTGCAGCCGACCAACACGCAATCGACCGTGACTGGGGCGTCGACGATCATCATAGCCATGGCACGGCCATGGCAGGCCTGGCCCTGCACGGGGATTTGACGGTCGCACTATCCGATCGGTCCGAGCGACGGCTCAACCATCGACTGGAATCGGTGAAGCTCCTGCCGCCGCAGGATATGGACCCGAACGATCCGCACTCCTACGGCGTGATCAGCCAGACCGCGGTATCGCTGGCAGAAATCGCTGCACCCGAGAGAAGCCGGGTATTTTGTATGGCGGTGACGAACGACAATGTTTCCGGTGCCCGGCCATCGACCTGGAGCGCTGCGATCGACCAAGCCGCGGCCGGCACGATGAATGGCGACGACGACGACGCTCCGAAACGGTTATTCGTCATTTCTGCCGGCAACGTCCCGGCCGAGATCGAATACGCTCGGATTTCCCGGCAGGACGATTACCCCGCCGAAGACCCGAGTCAGGCTTGGAACGCCATCACCGTCGGCGGATACACCGACCTCAATCAGATCTCCGACGTGGGCTACGAAGATTGGTCGTGCCTTGCCGGCCCCGGAGAACTCAGCCCCTTCAGCCGCACGAGCGTCAATTGGGCTCACGCCCGCGCGCCGATCAAGCCGGAAGTGGTCCTAGAGGCCGGCAATCGCGCACTCAGCCCGGCCCGCCGAGAGGTTCTCAGCCTAGATTCACTGTCACTTCTAACCACATCGCCGACAACCGGGGCAAACGCCCTCACGGCGTTTCAGGCGACGAGCGCTGCGACCGCACAAGCCGCGCGCATGGTCGCAAGGCTCACGGCCGAGTACCCAAACTATTGGCCGGAAACCATCAGGGCGCTTGTCATTCATAGCGCCGAATGGACCGATCCAATGCTTGAGCAGTTGAACAGTCCTGCGGGAAAGAAGGACCGGTACCCCCTGATGAGGCGGTTCGGCTATGGGGTACCTGATTTCGACCGCGCGTCGGCTTCGGCGCAGAACCATCTGGCGCTGATCGCTCAGGCCGCTATCCAACCGTTCCGTTTGAAGGGGCAGCGGGAATTCAACGAGTGCCATTATTACCAGCTCCCGCTTCCGGCTGCGATCCTGGAGGATCTGCAAAACACCGTGGTCGAGCTGAAGGTCACGCTGTCATACTTCGTGGACCCCAATCCGGGGTTCTCGGCCAATGTCGATCCACAGCGCTACCAATCCTTCGGCCTGCGCTTCGACCTACAGCGCCGCGGCGAGCTTGCCGAACGCTTCAAGCAGCGGGTCAATGCCGCAGAGCGCGAAGATGGTGCGCGGGCGCCAAATCATGCCGACGATGCCCGATGGATGTTTGGCCCGGGCAGCATTTCGGCAGGCTCCCTGCATTGCGACGTATGGTCAGGGCCTGCCATCGAGTTGTTGAGCCGTGAGCTGTTGTGCGTCAAGCCGGTTGTAGGCTGGTGGCGCAATCGAGCCGCCAAGGATATCGTTAATCGCAAGACGCGCTATTCGTTGGTCGTGACGTTGAAGGCTCCAGGCATCGAGGTTGATCTCTATAGTGGCGTGATCGCCGCGAAGGCTCGCATTGAGACGACGGTCGCAGCAGAAACAGATATCCTGGTCTAG
- a CDS encoding AAA family ATPase: MTVDRLERYLLGRLSRRSLRIAYRAAVAADILRAYQRTIGMHTVTIYSPGARAVPLTGAITADRRTLLRLISSDALLPVLPPVTVRRHDIDLVIEDIVGDIDASVTGAETEVTSEDVEERPHLRNGSGDHSQYLVKLARLLQAVAHLPPITETVIVLSIVEAVRRSHLTAAQVLQILSRPAAVVLLRVPTRGFEQALGLMIEHGVIGPAMRLRDGGGGYSLSRRVYSGQEPYDSRTIVTFRNGDLTHQNSENRRQLLSKALSTGRPVLVVAEDEEPWPDRVASSADLILDAPKIDWRLLSRAIEITTVHSRVAVEETSREYTIALGRLGLDDLALAIKPGRSICNMLSRLEAFSREAPAVEGDDEGGGSARQADADKNRTRTLSSSDRSRRADKAFSVDVIQPVQRPAKVNGKGAPPHPCVEHLAGYGDARQWALDLKTDLVLWRSKKLSWADMSTKLLLSGPPGTGKTTYARALCNSFQIPLIATSVGQWLEPGYLGDVLKRMTAAFDVAKEHGPAILLIDEIDGIGRRDGAALRTYDDYWISVVNRLLELLDGTAKSEGIIVVGATNRPSVIDPAIRRSGRLERHIEIPPPDIDALQGIIRHHLGPDFNGVLASAHKTGSKISNQSQGAAHAI; the protein is encoded by the coding sequence ATGACCGTTGATCGTCTAGAGCGATACTTGCTTGGCCGCCTTAGCCGCCGATCACTGCGGATCGCATATCGGGCGGCAGTCGCGGCCGATATCCTGCGCGCGTACCAGCGCACCATCGGAATGCATACGGTTACTATATATTCGCCTGGGGCAAGGGCTGTGCCATTGACCGGAGCTATCACTGCAGACCGACGCACTCTGCTGCGGCTTATATCAAGCGATGCATTGCTGCCTGTCTTGCCACCGGTGACAGTCCGCAGACATGACATCGACCTAGTGATCGAGGATATCGTCGGTGACATCGACGCGTCTGTGACCGGCGCTGAGACCGAGGTGACCTCGGAAGACGTTGAGGAACGGCCGCACCTTCGCAACGGTAGTGGAGATCATAGCCAATACCTAGTGAAGCTTGCCAGGCTCCTGCAAGCAGTCGCCCATCTCCCGCCCATTACAGAGACGGTCATTGTCCTCAGCATTGTTGAGGCCGTGAGGCGATCACATTTGACAGCCGCCCAGGTCCTTCAGATCCTGTCCAGACCGGCTGCGGTCGTGCTTCTGCGCGTCCCTACCCGCGGATTTGAACAAGCGCTTGGGCTCATGATCGAGCATGGCGTCATTGGGCCCGCCATGCGGCTGCGGGACGGCGGAGGCGGATACTCGCTGAGCAGGCGTGTGTATTCGGGGCAGGAGCCATACGACTCGCGCACCATTGTAACGTTTCGGAATGGTGATCTCACACATCAGAACTCCGAGAACCGGCGTCAGCTGCTTTCAAAGGCACTTTCAACCGGGAGACCAGTCCTCGTAGTTGCTGAGGATGAAGAGCCCTGGCCTGATCGTGTGGCATCTAGCGCAGACCTGATCCTTGATGCGCCAAAAATCGATTGGCGGCTCCTTAGCCGCGCAATCGAGATCACGACAGTGCACTCACGTGTCGCGGTGGAAGAGACGTCCCGGGAATACACGATCGCGCTGGGGCGTCTCGGTTTGGACGATCTGGCACTGGCCATTAAACCAGGACGATCGATCTGCAACATGTTGAGCCGTCTTGAGGCCTTTTCGCGCGAGGCTCCGGCCGTCGAGGGAGATGATGAAGGCGGTGGATCCGCCAGGCAGGCGGATGCTGACAAAAACAGGACTCGAACCCTGAGCAGCTCCGATCGTAGCCGCCGCGCCGACAAGGCATTTTCGGTAGATGTAATCCAGCCAGTACAACGGCCAGCAAAGGTAAACGGCAAAGGAGCCCCACCGCATCCGTGCGTCGAGCACTTGGCGGGCTACGGCGACGCACGCCAGTGGGCACTCGACCTCAAGACGGATCTAGTACTCTGGCGTAGCAAGAAGCTCTCCTGGGCAGACATGAGCACCAAGCTACTGCTGAGTGGCCCGCCTGGGACCGGCAAAACGACTTATGCACGCGCGCTATGTAACTCCTTTCAGATCCCGCTCATCGCGACGTCTGTCGGCCAATGGCTAGAGCCTGGATACTTGGGTGACGTCCTTAAGCGTATGACAGCTGCCTTTGACGTTGCAAAAGAGCATGGACCGGCAATTCTGCTCATCGACGAGATCGATGGTATTGGTCGGCGCGACGGCGCAGCATTACGGACATATGACGACTATTGGATCTCAGTGGTTAATCGGCTGCTCGAACTTCTCGACGGGACAGCGAAGTCAGAAGGGATCATCGTCGTCGGCGCAACTAACAGGCCATCGGTGATTGACCCGGCAATCCGCCGATCCGGTCGCCTAGAGCGGCACATCGAGATCCCGCCTCCCGACATCGATGCACTGCAGGGCATCATCCGCCATCACCTGGGCCCAGATTTCAATGGGGTACTGGCGAGTGCACACAAAACTGGGTCAAAGATCAGCAATCAGTCTCAGGGAGCTGCCCATGCAATTTGA
- a CDS encoding protein kinase domain-containing protein has protein sequence MKRIDGGGNADVWIARDPESRAVVAIKILHNLGKEPLSRFRNEITALQELGNLEGIIPILDSEFPEGKGSRPWYAMPVAETSVAFFRNANAKSIVAEFVRLGETLTVLHAKKYAHRDIKPQNLLALNGRLCFSDFGLVKYPDLTPITPERRDVGAKFTMAPEMRREAGEADGLPADVFSFAKTLWIFLTGKGLGFDGPYAADSSVGLQNYLPGQYTTTLDVLLSDCTQHDPVARPEMGEVVDRLRYWLRVIDDRALQNANQWAEFAQKFFPRQTPEEAVWTDVDAIVDILNEIGRVPGLNHMFFPSGGGMTIEEVRRAPELGFIELHTGFVTLLKPAKLSFVSFRQDPKWDYLRLEAAPVEPTGYYPVEAGDYYEYLSELNPGQYAHPDVVDYREDTERELPGGSRSITRYLRGSFVFFSTSSPYNQDSSTYDARHEQMSADEFRKYMRRNAYRVRSILAN, from the coding sequence ATGAAACGTATCGATGGCGGAGGGAACGCCGACGTGTGGATCGCTCGTGACCCTGAAAGTCGAGCCGTCGTGGCGATAAAGATACTCCATAATCTTGGGAAGGAGCCCCTTTCCAGATTCCGCAACGAGATCACGGCTCTGCAGGAACTTGGCAACTTGGAAGGGATCATCCCGATTTTGGATTCCGAATTTCCGGAAGGAAAAGGTTCTCGTCCCTGGTATGCCATGCCGGTGGCCGAAACCAGCGTGGCATTTTTCAGAAACGCCAATGCAAAGTCGATCGTCGCCGAATTTGTGCGTCTGGGTGAGACTCTTACGGTGCTTCACGCAAAGAAATATGCGCACCGAGATATAAAACCGCAGAACCTCCTGGCCTTGAACGGTCGGCTGTGTTTCTCGGATTTCGGTCTCGTCAAATATCCAGACTTGACTCCAATTACACCTGAACGGCGCGACGTCGGCGCCAAATTCACAATGGCGCCAGAAATGCGTAGAGAAGCAGGGGAAGCTGATGGGCTGCCTGCGGACGTTTTCTCCTTCGCCAAGACCCTTTGGATTTTTTTGACTGGCAAGGGTTTAGGCTTCGATGGTCCGTACGCTGCGGATTCGAGCGTGGGACTCCAAAATTATTTGCCTGGACAGTACACCACAACGTTGGATGTCCTACTCAGTGATTGCACCCAGCATGATCCTGTTGCTCGACCCGAAATGGGGGAGGTTGTTGACAGACTTCGGTATTGGCTGAGAGTGATCGATGACCGTGCGCTACAGAATGCGAACCAATGGGCGGAGTTTGCTCAAAAGTTCTTCCCTCGCCAAACGCCCGAAGAAGCAGTTTGGACGGACGTGGACGCAATCGTTGATATCCTCAACGAGATTGGTCGGGTCCCGGGCCTGAACCATATGTTTTTTCCAAGTGGAGGGGGCATGACGATCGAGGAGGTCCGACGTGCGCCTGAACTGGGTTTTATTGAGCTTCACACGGGATTCGTGACTTTGCTGAAGCCAGCGAAGCTCTCCTTCGTTTCTTTCAGACAAGATCCGAAGTGGGACTATCTCCGCCTCGAAGCGGCTCCTGTCGAACCAACCGGTTATTATCCTGTCGAGGCCGGCGACTACTACGAATATCTGTCAGAGCTGAACCCGGGCCAATACGCGCATCCTGACGTCGTGGACTACCGTGAAGACACCGAACGTGAATTGCCGGGGGGCTCAAGAAGTATCACGCGCTATCTCAGGGGAAGCTTCGTGTTTTTCAGCACGAGCTCCCCATACAATCAGGATAGCTCCACCTATGACGCCCGACACGAGCAGATGAGTGCGGACGAATTCAGGAAGTACATGAGGCGAAATGCCTACAGAGTACGCAGTATACTAGCGAACTGA
- a CDS encoding AAA family ATPase yields the protein MDDLRHRLILPPGFVLSWFNEERMTVSNAKQILAMLRSRAEGDDDLFFSIALQIAASEARQGHKTTADEMRAEVDKARARKSRGASVAIPLGAPRGDLEGLLELREPRFKLKDMVLAPGLLDNLEDMIRQQRKRDWLREHGRTPNRRVLFVGPPGSGKTMSSEALAGELNLPYYVIRLEGLITRYMGETAAKLRLVFDETAKRRGVYLFDEFDAVGAHRTSTNDVAEMRRVLNSFLQFMEEGNSTDSLIVCSTNHPSLLDRALLRRYDLVLEFEAPTADQIKQIIVNNLKPMSSARLGWTKIVKAADGLSQSEIVRAADDVVKTAILDERKTIATEDVVQRLNQRREMRDAFLDEKRV from the coding sequence GTGGATGACCTCCGCCACCGCCTTATATTGCCGCCCGGTTTTGTATTAAGTTGGTTCAACGAAGAGAGAATGACCGTGTCGAACGCGAAGCAAATCCTTGCCATGTTGCGAAGTCGCGCTGAGGGCGACGACGACCTGTTTTTCTCGATTGCTCTCCAGATTGCCGCATCCGAGGCTCGTCAGGGACACAAGACCACGGCTGATGAAATGCGAGCCGAGGTTGACAAGGCGCGGGCCCGCAAATCCCGAGGAGCAAGTGTTGCCATTCCTCTCGGGGCGCCTCGAGGTGACCTCGAAGGACTTCTCGAGCTTCGCGAGCCACGCTTCAAGCTGAAGGACATGGTTCTGGCGCCAGGATTGCTCGACAATCTCGAAGATATGATCCGGCAGCAGAGGAAGCGTGACTGGCTGCGGGAACATGGCCGCACGCCTAATCGCCGGGTTTTGTTCGTCGGGCCGCCTGGTTCGGGCAAGACGATGTCCTCGGAAGCGCTGGCCGGCGAGCTCAACCTGCCATATTACGTGATCCGGCTGGAAGGGCTCATCACTCGCTATATGGGTGAGACCGCAGCAAAGCTCAGGCTAGTTTTCGACGAAACCGCAAAGCGCCGAGGCGTCTACCTTTTTGACGAATTCGACGCGGTTGGTGCGCATCGAACGTCGACGAACGATGTCGCCGAGATGCGCCGAGTACTCAACTCATTCCTGCAATTCATGGAAGAGGGCAATTCGACGGACAGCCTCATTGTTTGTTCGACCAATCACCCCTCGCTTCTCGATCGAGCGCTGTTGCGTCGATACGATCTGGTCCTTGAGTTTGAAGCGCCGACGGCCGACCAGATCAAGCAAATCATCGTCAACAACCTCAAGCCGATGTCATCAGCCAGGCTCGGCTGGACAAAAATCGTCAAGGCAGCCGACGGTCTCAGCCAATCCGAAATCGTCCGCGCGGCCGATGATGTAGTCAAGACCGCGATCCTCGATGAACGCAAGACGATTGCAACCGAGGACGTCGTGCAACGTCTTAACCAGCGTCGGGAGATGCGCGACGCTTTCCTCGATGAAAAGCGTGTATAA